In the genome of Brachypodium distachyon strain Bd21 chromosome 3, Brachypodium_distachyon_v3.0, whole genome shotgun sequence, the window TAACAATAAATCCGGTCGATATGGAACATAAATACAGCTTGGCCTTTGGTATTGCCTGTGAGATAAAATAGTCAACTAATAAATCTAtcaaaatcaaacaaacttaTGTCGGACATATACAGAAAGACGACCAATGATTTTACTAAGATTCAAGATAATGAAATTGAAGGAGAAGCACTTCGAAGAGACCACAATTAAGAAAATTAACAGGTAATTATAcaccatttttattttttcatttgCAATGAATTACTTTACAtaaacatgacaaaaaaaaatcttgagtAGACAATGCAAATACATGGCTTGATAATACTCTTTTAACAGAGGAGTCTGAACAGGCCAGAATATGTAGTAACTTCCAAAATGCAACATTACCTAAGTAAGAACCACATAAATATATATTGCACACAAAGAGGAGAGGATAAAGGTAAGGAAGTAGGTGAAAAACCTAGGATATGTTGGGACGCTTGTCCAGGCATAGTGGACAGAACCCTTAAAAGTCTCGCGGCAGATCGAGAGCATGTCCTGAATCAGATGTGTATGCAACCACATACTCTCAGCTTGATTACAAAGAACACCACCAGGTCTCAAAGCTCTAGCAATTGTCTCAAAAAATGGCTTCTCCACAAGTTCCTGAGCAGGCCCTGCAATAGACAATGCCAAGAAGGATAGTTTaagaacagcaacaacaaagaTGTGTAATCATGCTTTCCAAGGCAACGTGTTAAAAATGATGGTATAGTCACACAAGCTGACCTATAGGATCAGACGAATCAACAATTATAGCATCATATGTCCCTTCAGGAGAATTTTTCAAGAACTCCACAgctgtaagaaaaataaaacaatccTACTATGAAATTTAAATATCAAGAACTAAGGCTACAGCTAAATGTAATAAATAATGCTGTAGCTACGGCCTCATGGGATTATCGACATACCATCACCAACATGAAGTCGAACACGGGGATCTTTAAATCCAACAGATAAATCTGGGAAGTAATCTTTACAAACCTAAATAGTAAGACGTCAGCAAAATTTAATCATATCATTACATTTCTATGAAAAGGTCAAAGGAGAACTTTTTACATCAATAACTAGCTGATCAATTTCACATATATCAATAGACTCCACTGAATCATGTCTTGATATCTCTCGAAGTACGccaccatcaccacctccAATAACCAAAACCTGCAACACAGTACCTAAGAACATGAGTGGACTAGACTGCTACAATTTCCATGAAAGCGCAGACAAGAAAAGTTCCATCTGCTGCTGAATAGGAGCAGAATATCATCATCGCAATTTCAAACATTATATCACATGACAAGTTAAGGAATCCAAATAACTTCACTGTACAAGGAAAACAGAAATCATAAGATTACCCTTTTAGGGGATGTAATTGAACAAAGTGGGAGATGAGTAATCATTTCCTGGTAGGCACATTCATCTTTATCAGTCAATTGGACAATACCATCAAGCACAAGGACTTTTCCATAGGTTAAAGACTGCAAACAGAAACTACCAGGTTACAAAAGAAGGCAAACACCAAATTTCCATCTGGCTGTTAATAGATGAAGGTAACCTCAAAAATCAAGACTTCTTGGTACAGTGACTTCCCCTGGTACAAGATCTTTTCCACTTTCAAGGAATGGGCCTCTCCTGTATACAAGAAATAAAACCACGAGAACTATGAGGAAGAAGTGGGATTATTTCATTCTCAAGTAAAGGCCAAAGTAACACGGGAAATGAGATGGTAGAGAATAATTGGAAAATCCAACACTTCAACATACTTAGGAATCGGGAGTCCAGATTTCGGAGTACAACCAGCAAACAGATGATGATACATAAATTGAACACGTTACCCATGCACGTTACAGAGATTAGCAATGAAAACAAGTGCCAGAGAAACAGACCAAAGAAGATTACAGAGCAATTAGAATCCTGAGCTATAAGGGCATACTAACGTGACAAAATAACCTGTATCTTCATAGAAACACCTTAACACGATTAGGGATCACACAGAAGATCCGTCATTGAAACATAGCTTAAACACATTATAGAGGTGAGgaaatgaaacaaaacaaaacaaaagttcAAAAGCAGGACTGGGTCGCAATGTGCTCGTTGGGAGCAACAGAAATTAGAGAGTAGAGACACCAGAAAGGCAACACGTAGGACTGGGTCGCAATGTGCTCTTATGAGATGATGAAACCAAGGTCCAAGAGGAAAAATTACACAGGCGCCATGTTACCACTTCAGCGTACAAAGGCAACACAGTTTGTCATCAGCACAACAAACCAAAAAGGAGAAGACAAACCCTACTTCCAGTAAACAAGTTAGATCATCTTTGTCAAGCATACTTCAGAAGAACTGTGTTAACAGGGGCGTCTTGAGTAAATGTATGGATAGCATGATCAATAATAGCCCAAAACCATTATTTCAACAAAAGTAGAGAGGTTTAAGGCCTATATTTGTCAATAGTTAGAATTTCTCTATTCGATATTCACCCATGCTATATTATTTACCCCAAAGCATAAAAGCTAAATCATCCACTGAAAAATCCTTTTGTATTAATTCAGCATTACAAACCATACCCTAATTACCAATGCAGGCATGCATCTGGTCACCAGTAACCAAGCATCAATCAGAATAGCATTTTTAATACAGAACAAATGGAGAGAATTTTACATTTATAATCCTATATGGTGGATTGTTTTCGTTACAGGTATATCCACTAAGGAAAGAAATATAGGCACCAACGAGGGAAATACCTGGCCACATTGGGTTGTTGTAATACTGCACTTTGCTCGTTTTACCTGCATATGCGGCAATTAAGTTTAGACAGAAGAAATTGAGAATGATAGGATGTTACAGCATCTCTGTTGTCAAAGTAAGACAATTTACCACATCTGGAGCGGGGTTCGGTGAACCATCCCGACACCACTGTGGCATGGCACTTGGCCTCAGATTCAGGCGCTGCAGCCCTCGCCTTGACACAGCAAGGGGGAAGCGGCTTTGCGGGTCCATCATCCCCACTTCCCTTTATCGGTGATGTCCCAGTCGAACCATTTCTTGCGTCTCCACCCTCCATTGATCCTGTTCCTCTTTGAAGTTCCCAGCCTCTGAACCAAAGGAACACCATGCAGATTTTAAGCAACCGACACCATAATAAACggaaaggaaaagaagcgGAGGTGCTATGAATACAAGTGGCTTCCGTGTGCGGGGGGTTAGGGTAGGGTTCCGGAAGCTTCCAGGAGCTCCTCGGGGGTACGGTACTGACCTGGGTGGGAGTGGAGAAGCGAAgcggggcgaggaggaggaggcaggggcGGCGTGAGGGCAGGAGAAAtaggggagaggaagagggagtgCTCCGGCGGTGGCTTCTCTGCTACTCctctttccctctctctcctctttctttcctttcttttccttcctgGAATATGTGCTTCTATTTTTGACGCTTTGGGGAGAAAGGGAAGAGATGGTAAATTGACACGTGAAAGGAAAAGGTGAGCCGTTTGCTGTGGGCGCGTTGGCCGAGCCTCAGCGGCCGGGATTAGAGTTACGTGTGGTGGGCTAGGTTTAGTTTGGAGAGTTGGGCTTGGGCCAAATTCTCAGTATTTTGTTCTCAAATCGGGCTATCTGGGCTGTTCGGGACCGGAAACCAAAGCCCGAATAACCtgaaatgaaaatgaaatgatCCTTAAAAAAAACGAATAACCTGAAATGAATTCGGGTTTTCATATTAGCACCCGAAAATGCTGTTCGGTTCCGGGCTACCGGTTTTTTGGGTTCAGGGTCGGGTTTTTCGGATTTCGGGTATCGTGTTTTGTGCCCAGCCTGGCAAGAGCCCTCTAATAACAAATAGGTGGGCTCGCTATGTCAAAACCTAAAAACAACTTTGGGGGTTGATGACTCGATAAGAATAACATCATCCATGTCGCTCGTCCCAAATCACATTTGGGCTTCCTCGTTCATGAAAGCAAGATAgaagatttcttttttttttcgagcgGCAAGATAGAAGATAGAAGATCTCTATCCATGGCAAAATGCTTTGTTGCAAAAAATTTGATTGCCAATGAAAATCTAGCCATCTCTCACAGATTTTTGGTCAAGTGTGGGCCAGAACTGTaggccaaaaaattggcaagcCAACTTTTGTCAAGATTTTGAAGAAATGAAACTCACCAATGATGTAAGAGAGGGGGATGGGACTTGGACGAGTTGTGAAGAAATAACCTATTTTAAAAGAGCCTCAAAATCCAACCATTATGACACTGCACAGATACTGGTAGCACTGCTCTGGTACTGCAAGGCAACATCAATCTATTTTACCCCTTGCGGTACCAGCCCGGTTGTACTACTTGGGAGGAACGGTAGTACTGACCATAGTACAAACCATCACAATGGAGTACATCTAATCGACCTAAGTCACTTTTTATTAATTAGGAAAGCTCCTACAATATGCTATGCCCTCCCACTGAGACCGGCGGGCTTTGTGAATTGTGTCATCttacttgaaaaaaaaatctgagatCAAAACTAGTCAAAACCATTCAAATCCAGGAGAGGGACCAAATGTGTACAATTTCGATTTCAGTGAACATTTATAGACTTTGCTGCCAATTGAGGAataaaatacatttttttctttatatatTGTTCATATGTTTTCAAGTATTCAATCTAATTATCTTTACTAAAAAGTGGTAACCTGTGAACCATTATTCTATGGTTATGATTACGATCAATGCTCTCTAGAAGTCGACAGTTCTATCATGTACCAACATGGCAACATTGGTCCACAAGCACAATGAAGGACAAACATTGCTACACATATTTGTCAAACAGGAAAGAATAGCCAGAAGTCTTTAGGTTTAGGATGAAGAAATGGTCAGTTACAATTACAAAGATTTTTCAACAACAACTAAGCCTTTTGTCCCAAGCAATATGGGGTAGGCTAGATACAAAACCCAAACAGAAATTACagatatttttatattttgaatTGTGTGGTACGAATACGATGCTGAATGCTTGTAATAGATGCATTCCGTGTACCATGAAAGGACCATGTACAGACAGCAAAACCAattacacattttttttcacgGAGAAATATACAATGAATTATACATGATATAAATCGCAAAGGCTTCTAACCAAGCGATGTACCTATGTACAGCATCCAATCTAAATTGACCCGAGTTGTTACAACTTAGAAGTAGATGAGGTGCAGGAGCAGGGCATGGAGAAATTACTCTCCTTCAGCAAAAAAGTTGGGTTCTGCCGGCTTCTGTAACAACCTTGCAGGTACTCTCTCCTGCAAACGGGCTTTTCGGGTGGCATTTCTCCGTAAGATCCGCATCATGTTCCCAGCGAAACGCGAAGCGTATAGTGCAGCGCCCAGACTGAGCTTAGTAGAGTCATCACTTACAATCGCTGCTTGCaacctcttctccttctcaaaCAAAGAATCTTCCAGCTTCTTTCTGCAATATCTGTGCCAAGCTGCCTGTATAAAACAAGCAGCCCAGGTTCTCCATTGCTGTGAATAGAATCTAAAGGTATGCTGGAGCTGTTTGCTATGAAGTTTCCGGAACTGGGTGGCCACAAACTTCAAATCATCAGCCCTCAGAACAAACGCTTCAACTTCAGACAATGTCTTCACTGTCCTGGTTGAGCTAGGAAGGTTTGAAACTGAAGCGGGATCCAGAGCCCAAGTGAGGAGCTCTTCACCGCAAAAGTCACCACCTTTGAGAACATTGGAGTTGAAGAAACCGCTCTGTCCACCATTTGTTGTCATACTCTCAAGATATCCTCTCATAACAAAAAGCATTTCATTCACCGGGTCTCCTTCTCGAATTATGCAGCTGTCTTCAGTGTACAGCATGGGCTTTAGACGATCACACATAGCATCCAAGAGCTGCTCATCCATGTTTTGAAACATAGGAACCTGCAAACAGTGGACAAGTATTAGTGATGAGAGAGTTAACTAGTTAAACTAAGGGATGCCATGTGTGGCTGCCAAAACAGAATAAATATAATCTAGAattacatactccctctgtcccgaaataagtgatgtggatttgtataagaatagACATATCCTCCATTGGAAGGAGGACAATAAGTTATTCAATTTCCCAGAAGAAATTGTTCTCCCTATTGCCTGATTTTCTCTACAAGATGTTGACACCAAAGTGTGGTTGGAAATATATCCAAAGGGGAGTAAACTGGGCACAGAAGGCTAAACTACGAGGAATAAACTTAAACAGTACTATATTTCTGTTGGGCATTTAGTGTAGAAAAGCAAACATTATATTTGGACACCGGCGCCCTTGTTGACAATCACGACAAAGCTCCTATACACCACATCAGCAGCGCACTGGGAAGATtgatttcattttcttctctGTGAAACATGGGCAACGGGATTAATTACATCGCAGCTTTCATTTTGCAGAAAATTTGTTCGAACCTActcctccattcctaaatataagatgtcctagatttgtcctaagtcaaacttcttaaagtttgaccaagtttatagaaaacaTTTATAActataaattagttttattaagtTTGTCACGATATATATTTCCATactatatttatttgatattgtactccttccgtcccatattaagtgccggaatattacatgtatctagacgtattttagtatatagatacgttcatttttagacaaattagagtcacttaatatgggacggagggagtagatgctagtatatttttctataaacttggtcaaacttgaagaagtttgacttagcacaaagctagaacatcttattatttaggaacagaactatttttttcgaaaaggggaaaactccccggcctctgcatcaagtgatgcacacagccatattTAGGAACCGAGGTGATAAAGGAAGGTCTAGATTAGCCTACTCTTTATCTCTAAGAGCTCATGTCACCCCATAACAACTGGAtgtcatttttccttttcttcccttCAGTAGCCAGACATTAATTGAATCAAGCCTCCTCTCAGTATTGGCACTTATGTTAGATCATATAGCAAAATCATATTCAACGTAGACACAACTCAAAGTATCCAATATGTGCCGGTCCAAACTCCAAAGTAGTACATGAAGTGCATATAATTGCATCTACCATTCTGGTTACTGATGCAAACAGTGGTGGCACTACATGCAAGCTGCCATGTCAGTTGGCAATGGCATCACATATCTAAAATTTTCCTTGCCAAAAGCCCCttgaattttcaaattttctagATCAGTCTACATCTATTTAAAGCATCAACATGCATTGACATCATCGCATGACTATGGTCCTAACACCACCACTAGATGCAAACATATCTCCATCTACAGCCATCAAGTTTCAGGAATTACAAAACTTGCACTATGGATCAGATAAGAAACTGTGGGGAACAATACATAACATCTTATGACACAAACGTGATCCACAAATTCAAAATAAGCAACAAACCATCAAATGTGGAGCTTTCATTGCAtgataaaaaaacattatTTCTAATGCATATGCAACATGCCATTAGCTCAACAAAAATCTAACTCAGGTACTTGGGATAAAAGgaatatatcatcagtaagTCGCAAGAAGATCCCATAAGAGAGTAAGCGATGCAAATATCAAATCTTCCACATCATTTGGTACTGTAGAGCTCAGCactgaaaaagagaaaagtggAACCATGCCACTGCAAAGTTTGGCATTTCGAAAAATGCCACTGGATGTGAGAATGATACGTGGGTCCAGATCCTACAAGACATTGACACGTCCAGAGGCATTTTTCAAAACTAGAAACTTTGGATTGGGATGGATCAAAAGTTCCATCGAAACAGTAAGTATGACCAACGGCCATAAAATGTGATCTCGAGATGGGGATACTTGAGATACAAATATAGCAGAACCAAATAAAGATATGAGACATACCCTCATGAGAAGTGACAGACAAAGATGCCGCTTTATCTCTCTCCTAAGATCCTTGGGAAGATTCATAAGAAGGCCTTCTTCATCAACACCTCTTGTTTCTTGCCACCTGTATTGTTCATGACGCAGTATTCGCTCCTTGAGGTTCTCAGGAAGTAGTCGATGTGCCATCCATTGCTCTGTGTCACGCCTTTTCACTCTCATTTCTTCTATACGCACAGAGGCTGATTGTAAATAGGTCTACAAAGTTCCAACCAAACCAGAGAATTAGGAAAAGTATGGATCTCCCAGCCCCCCAATATAGCACCTAGTAATTTTATACTCGTAACAAAATCGTTTTTCCTGGCCAAAATGGAATAACAGTCTTTACATATGAAAGAAATACACTACCAGACAAATAAACAGGAGCCATTCTAAGGAGGAGTCAGAAATGATGATACATAAAAGAGAATGTGGATCAGATATAACTTGTTGGTTGTGAGAACTATTGAAGAAATCACTTGAATAGCTTTTGAATTTATTCTAAATAAACTAATAAAGATAAAAGGTTTATGCTATTGTTATCCCATGTTATTTTGAGAATAACTAAGTGAATTCTTGTTAGCAGCTAACATGACTGTGGTGTCCACTGTAGGGCTAGTATTCTAGACTCGTGCTACAGGGCTTTGGCATCTGCTACTTGAATGTCGATGAATGTCCATAGTGAGATAAGGCACAGGAAGTAAGTAGCTTAGGTGTACGGCAAAGCATCCTAGATAAACTAGTAGTGTGCTTTAAGCATGCAAGAGAAACACATCAACAGGGGCACAATTTTGCACTTAAAAAAACTTCACATGTATTGCAGTTATTAATCATTACCAATTAATCCAAATTAgacataattaaaaaaaaacggcGTGTGTGGCAAATACGTACCTGCACATTACCAATAAGGAGTGCAAATAAAACTAAACCCGATATCGAGACAAAAACAGCAAACAAATTCTCACATGTGTAAGTGCTTGTTTTCAGATTTTGACCAAGAGAGCTGCAGAAGATAAATCATACATAAATTATAAGATACAATTCAACATTCCTTGGTGGAATAAAACTGAAAGTTCATAATAAGAAAAACGTGTGTTATGTTTGGGGGAGGGGTGGGGCAAACCTTAGACTTTGCAGACCCCACCAGAAGCAGTAGAAAAATTTCTCAAAGAAACCCGTCGATTGTGAAACAGTTTTGAGAGCACGTATGTAAATTCCAAAGATTGGATCTATATCGGCATTGCCATTTGTCGGACAGGCATTAGCTAAGAAACTATTGTTTTGAGCTGTATTACTCCCACAATATAATGATGCCAAATCGCATCCTACGGTATTATCGCATTTTTCTCTCCAACAGGTGTCTTCTCGCTGAATGGAAAGGAGGTACCAAAGAGCTCCAAACACCTGCAAGAAGCTAAGCGTCAGTTAATATATCTTGAGTATGGCTAACAAGACATGTGCAAATTAACTTCATCTGGAAATTAGCCCTCTTGTGAAGAAACAGACGCTAACCTTGGGCACGTCTAAATTCACAAAGTTCTCAATGGCTGTTTGGTTCCCAACCACAAGTTCTTAGgtatatatttgttttctcGCCAAAATTGTGACTTTCCACCTTCTATTATTCATATGGCCTGTGTGTCATAGACTGATAGACATAACTTTTTTCAACACTTGTGGCTCCAATTTTGTCAGCCACACTTTGGCAGCTTAGGTGTGGCATGGTTAGCCTTGAACCAAACAGGCAGATATTGCTTAGTGAACCAATACTGTCCTGGATAAGATGTCCAGCATTCCTAAATCGCCATTACATCAGTTATTCCAGGTTCAAATCCAAAATGGTGATTGATGGGAGCCACCATGTTTTGGAATAGACTTGCTAAAATTTCAAGATCATTCACTTTAGGCATGATTTACAATGCCATGTTTTAGTAGGTAAAAAAATCAACTCATTTCCTCACATTTTCGGACCTGATGGTCCTTCCAGGAGAATACCATGATCAAAATTGAGTGACAGTCAAGGACTGATCTGCACATAGTAATACATGTTACCACCATTCTCCCAAAACATATTGGTTAAGGTTTGCTAAAGGTATGTCTCACCATGACAGTTTCATTGGTTCTTCTATGAACACTCACTATGGTTGTATCAGACATTATGGTCTAGAAGCAGATAATGAAAAATTACCAGTATGTTTCATAAAATGTTCCCTGTGTGTCGCTGATGTGACACTGTTGGTCATGCAGCTAGGAGGATATTAAAAAACAAATCCCCATCTGTAATAATTATTTCTATGTATATTAAGGTAAGCTCACATACTACAGTACATTCAAGAAGAATCTCTATTCAGTCACAAATAGAAAATTATTATCAAGCAGTTATGGACCTTGGTCCACAACAGGTCAAATTGGGTAGTATAAAAGTCTGAAGACCGGAGATAGGCACTCGCCCACTACAGTCTACCAACAAGGGACATCCCTGGACATGGCTGAGACGCTCTGAGGCTTAAGAACTATTGCTATTATATGGATTTATCCCAAAGATTACATGCCAGCTTGCTTATATGATAGTTCCCTGATTCGCAATTCATTTGGTTCACAATTTGAGTTCACGGTACGTGTCTCGCTACCTCATACAGATAAATATCTTCAGGGTGTATATATCTCCAGTTCGCGAACTGGAGATCAGGTTGGCAAACCTGCTGTTTTTGGTTCAAAATACGCTATATAGACCATCTTTTCATCAAGCACTATAAGGATCACATATTTCTGTACACAGATGAGCCAGACttaaccaaaaaaaagaatgacaaaactttaaaaaaaaggcctGGACAGCCCAAGAGCCCACCAGTGCTAGCCGGCTAGCCATGTTGACCTAATCTCTTCCACCCCAGTCCCCAGCACTGCGCCGCCTTTGGTCTTCACTGTTGTCACCAGCTATTCCGCGTCCTGCAGCTGGCTTCAGGGGCGAGGTGCTGCAGCGGCGACGAGGTGCTGCTGCACGAAGAGACACGCTAGAAGAGCTGCAGCTGCACGGAGGTGACGTACAGGACAACACAGCTTCGGTGTGGCCGCCGTTGTGCCGATCATCACGTCTTCTCCGCTGCCGCTGTCATCTTGTGGCTGGCCGTGGGTCAAGCTGCTGCACCAGGTACCACCAATTCAGGGTATAGGCGATTACATTTTTGTGGTTCATTTGAGATCGGTGACCTGGGCAACCCTCTCGATCTGTAGCGATCTCGAATCCCAATCTAGATCATCTAATTGGGATTGGGGTTTGAAGTCTCTCTGGGCAAATCCGGTGACTATGGGTTATATACCACAACTTGAGCTGTAGACTCCTTGCCTAACCAAACTGGATTCCAACTGAATTGGATACATATGGAATAAGTTTACTGTCTCAAATTCTTCCTTATCTAAACCAACTGAAACTCTCTTCTCTACCTTTAATCTGGCTGTATCCATATGGAAAACAGACCTGCTATACAACTGTAACTTCCTAAACCTTTCATCTGCAAATAATGACCACCATATACCTTTCTTAATTTCTTGGATGCACATGTCCAACTTAAGTGTCCCCCTTGCTTGGTCTTGTACAAACAGCTGATCAGCCTAACTTTTCTGTGGATACAGGGATGTGGTTGGCCTAAAGCCGGCCATAACATAAGCAATATTTATAGGGTTACTACTTACCACCAAGAATAAATACAAACTATATGCAATCAACATAAATCATCA includes:
- the LOC100836971 gene encoding spermine synthase; this translates as MEGGDARNGSTGTSPIKGSGDDGPAKPLPPCCVKARAAAPESEAKCHATVVSGWFTEPRSRCGKTSKVQYYNNPMWPGEAHSLKVEKILYQGKSLYQEVLIFESLTYGKVLVLDGIVQLTDKDECAYQEMITHLPLCSITSPKRVLVIGGGDGGVLREISRHDSVESIDICEIDQLVIDVCKDYFPDLSVGFKDPRVRLHVGDAVEFLKNSPEGTYDAIIVDSSDPIGPAQELVEKPFFETIARALRPGGVLCNQAESMWLHTHLIQDMLSICRETFKGSVHYAWTSVPTYPSGAIGFLLCAKEGPPVNFLTPINPIEKLEGAMKAGRDIRFYNSEMHRAAFVLPTFAKRELEAYCGSSRREQPEEKSAEQAKITIEPHSEFLTAS
- the LOC100838192 gene encoding cyclic nucleotide-gated ion channel 1 isoform X1, encoding MAFREERYVRFQDWKSEYSVSSDKMVSEGKHNVLDSVKDKTLGAFSFLGNTSHSETVNRSTPDERKMKTRVLDPQGPFLQRWNKIFVISCLIAVSVDPLFFYIPVIDGIKNCLYLDKKLAKIASILRFFTDIFYLLHMIFQFRTGFVAPSSRVFGRGVLVDDTLAIAKRYLSTYFLVDFLAVLPIPQVFVLIVLPHLQGSEVMRAKDVLMIIITCQYVPRLVRIIPLYLQITRSAGIITETAWAGAAFNLLIYMLASHVFGALWYLLSIQREDTCWREKCDNTVGCDLASLYCGSNTAQNNSFLANACPTNGNADIDPIFGIYIRALKTVSQSTGFFEKFFYCFWWGLQSLSSLGQNLKTSTYTCENLFAVFVSISGLVLFALLIGNVQTYLQSASVRIEEMRVKRRDTEQWMAHRLLPENLKERILRHEQYRWQETRGVDEEGLLMNLPKDLRREIKRHLCLSLLMRVPMFQNMDEQLLDAMCDRLKPMLYTEDSCIIREGDPVNEMLFVMRGYLESMTTNGGQSGFFNSNVLKGGDFCGEELLTWALDPASVSNLPSSTRTVKTLSEVEAFVLRADDLKFVATQFRKLHSKQLQHTFRFYSQQWRTWAACFIQAAWHRYCRKKLEDSLFEKEKRLQAAIVSDDSTKLSLGAALYASRFAGNMMRILRRNATRKARLQERVPARLLQKPAEPNFFAEGE
- the LOC100838192 gene encoding cyclic nucleotide-gated ion channel 1 isoform X2, with amino-acid sequence MVSEGKHNVLDSVKDKTLGAFSFLGNTSHSETVNRSTPDERKMKTRVLDPQGPFLQRWNKIFVISCLIAVSVDPLFFYIPVIDGIKNCLYLDKKLAKIASILRFFTDIFYLLHMIFQFRTGFVAPSSRVFGRGVLVDDTLAIAKRYLSTYFLVDFLAVLPIPQVFVLIVLPHLQGSEVMRAKDVLMIIITCQYVPRLVRIIPLYLQITRSAGIITETAWAGAAFNLLIYMLASHVFGALWYLLSIQREDTCWREKCDNTVGCDLASLYCGSNTAQNNSFLANACPTNGNADIDPIFGIYIRALKTVSQSTGFFEKFFYCFWWGLQSLSSLGQNLKTSTYTCENLFAVFVSISGLVLFALLIGNVQTYLQSASVRIEEMRVKRRDTEQWMAHRLLPENLKERILRHEQYRWQETRGVDEEGLLMNLPKDLRREIKRHLCLSLLMRVPMFQNMDEQLLDAMCDRLKPMLYTEDSCIIREGDPVNEMLFVMRGYLESMTTNGGQSGFFNSNVLKGGDFCGEELLTWALDPASVSNLPSSTRTVKTLSEVEAFVLRADDLKFVATQFRKLHSKQLQHTFRFYSQQWRTWAACFIQAAWHRYCRKKLEDSLFEKEKRLQAAIVSDDSTKLSLGAALYASRFAGNMMRILRRNATRKARLQERVPARLLQKPAEPNFFAEGE